In Synechocystis sp. PCC 6714, the following are encoded in one genomic region:
- a CDS encoding fatty acid desaturase → MTATIPPLRPTETSSNPDRPIADLKLQDIIKTLPKECFEKKASKAWASVLITLGAIALGYLGIIYLPWYCLPFTWIWTGTALTGAFVVGHDCGHRSFAKKRWVNDLVGHIAFAPLIYPFHSWRLLHDHHHLHTNKIEVDNAWDPWSVEAFQASPAIVRLFYRAIRGPFWWTGSIFHWGLMHFKLSNFAERDRNKVKLSIAVVFLFAAVAFPALIITTGVWGFVKFWLMPWLVYHFWMSTFTIVHHTIPEIRFRPAEDWSAAEAQLNGTVHCDYPRWVEVLCHDINVHIPHHLSVAIPSYNLRLAHASLKQNWGPFLYERTFNWGLMQQISGQCHLYDPDNGYRTFSSLK, encoded by the coding sequence ATGACTGCCACGATTCCCCCGTTGAGGCCAACGGAAACATCTAGCAATCCCGATCGCCCGATTGCGGATCTAAAACTACAAGACATCATCAAAACCCTGCCCAAGGAATGCTTCGAGAAAAAAGCGAGCAAAGCCTGGGCTTCTGTTTTGATTACCCTAGGGGCGATCGCCTTGGGCTATCTGGGCATTATTTACTTGCCCTGGTACTGTTTGCCTTTCACCTGGATCTGGACAGGAACAGCCTTAACGGGGGCCTTTGTGGTGGGCCATGACTGTGGGCACCGCTCCTTCGCAAAAAAACGTTGGGTCAATGATTTAGTCGGCCACATCGCCTTTGCTCCCCTCATTTACCCTTTCCATAGCTGGCGTTTACTCCACGACCACCACCATCTCCACACCAATAAAATTGAAGTGGACAACGCCTGGGACCCTTGGAGTGTGGAGGCTTTTCAAGCTAGCCCGGCGATCGTGCGGCTATTTTACCGTGCCATCCGGGGCCCCTTCTGGTGGACTGGTTCCATTTTCCACTGGGGTTTAATGCACTTTAAACTCTCCAACTTTGCTGAGCGGGACCGCAATAAAGTTAAACTCTCCATTGCCGTTGTCTTTCTCTTTGCGGCGGTCGCCTTTCCTGCTCTGATCATCACCACCGGAGTGTGGGGCTTTGTCAAGTTTTGGCTGATGCCCTGGTTAGTGTACCACTTCTGGATGAGCACCTTTACCATCGTTCACCACACCATTCCTGAAATTCGTTTCCGTCCCGCCGAAGATTGGAGTGCTGCCGAAGCCCAGTTAAATGGGACTGTCCACTGTGATTATCCCCGTTGGGTGGAAGTACTTTGCCACGACATTAATGTGCACATCCCCCATCACCTCTCTGTGGCCATTCCCTCCTACAATTTGCGTTTAGCCCATGCCAGCCTGAAACAGAACTGGGGACCTTTTCTCTACGAACGCACCTTCAACTGGGGGCTGATGCAACAAATTAGCGGTCAGTGTCATTTGTACGATCCTGACAATGGCTACCGCACCTTTAGCTCCCTCAAATAA
- a CDS encoding glucose-6-phosphate isomerase: protein MNNQELWQRYQDWLYYHGGLDFYLDVSRMGFSDAFVESLQPKFAKAFQDMVALEKGAIANPDEQRMVGHYWLRNPALAPNDAIRAEITEPLQQIKAFATAVHQGLVKPPTADKFTDLLAIGIGGSALGPQFVAQALAPDFPPLEIHFIDNSDPDGIDRVLNNLKAKDKLKSTLVITTSKSGGTPEPRNGLAETKALFEGQGLHFADYAVAVTMPGSKLSQQAQAEKWLQAFPMQDWVGGRTSELSAVGLLPAALQGIDIQAMLDGARTMDEATRVRELKQNPAALLALSWYYAGDGQGKKDMVILPYKDRLLLFSRYLQQLVMESLGKERDLDGKIVHQGIAVYGNKGSTDQHAYVQQLRDGVPNFFATFIEVLHDRHGKSIELEPGVTSGDYLSGFLQGTRQALFENQRDSITVTIPQVDATSIGALIALYERAVSFYGSLVNVNAYHQPGVEAGKKAAASILELQKAILATVQTESSPITLEALAAKVQAPDKVETVYKIVRHLAANDRGVLLQGDRQFPQRLQVQWQG from the coding sequence ATGAATAACCAAGAACTTTGGCAACGTTATCAAGACTGGCTTTACTACCATGGTGGCCTTGATTTTTACCTTGATGTCAGCCGCATGGGATTTAGTGACGCTTTTGTAGAGAGCCTCCAGCCTAAGTTTGCCAAGGCTTTTCAGGATATGGTGGCTTTGGAAAAAGGGGCGATCGCCAACCCGGATGAACAACGAATGGTGGGGCATTACTGGTTGCGGAATCCGGCCCTAGCCCCCAACGATGCTATCCGGGCTGAAATCACGGAACCCCTGCAACAAATTAAAGCCTTTGCGACCGCTGTCCACCAGGGCCTCGTTAAACCACCCACTGCTGATAAATTTACCGATCTTTTGGCGATCGGCATTGGCGGTTCCGCCCTCGGCCCCCAGTTTGTGGCCCAGGCCCTAGCGCCGGATTTTCCTCCCCTGGAAATTCATTTCATCGATAATTCTGACCCTGACGGCATTGACCGGGTGCTGAATAACCTAAAAGCTAAGGACAAACTCAAAAGTACCTTGGTCATCACCACCAGTAAATCCGGCGGCACCCCCGAACCCCGCAATGGCTTAGCAGAAACTAAAGCCTTATTTGAAGGCCAGGGCTTACATTTTGCCGATTATGCTGTGGCGGTGACCATGCCCGGCAGTAAACTTTCCCAACAAGCCCAAGCAGAAAAATGGTTGCAGGCTTTTCCCATGCAGGACTGGGTGGGAGGTAGAACTTCAGAATTATCTGCCGTGGGGCTATTACCCGCCGCCCTCCAGGGCATTGATATCCAGGCTATGCTCGACGGAGCTAGAACCATGGACGAAGCCACTAGGGTTAGGGAGTTAAAGCAAAATCCAGCGGCTCTACTGGCCCTATCTTGGTATTACGCTGGGGACGGCCAAGGCAAAAAGGACATGGTGATTCTGCCCTATAAAGACAGGCTGCTGCTGTTCAGTCGCTATCTTCAGCAGTTGGTGATGGAGTCCCTGGGCAAAGAACGGGATTTGGATGGGAAGATTGTGCACCAGGGCATTGCGGTTTATGGCAATAAGGGGTCAACGGATCAACACGCCTATGTGCAGCAGTTAAGGGATGGGGTGCCTAACTTTTTCGCCACTTTTATCGAGGTGTTGCACGATCGCCATGGTAAATCCATCGAACTGGAACCGGGGGTGACCAGTGGGGATTATCTATCGGGCTTTTTACAGGGGACCAGGCAAGCTTTATTTGAAAACCAACGGGACTCCATCACCGTAACTATCCCCCAGGTAGATGCCACTAGCATTGGGGCGTTAATTGCCCTCTATGAACGGGCGGTGAGTTTCTATGGCTCCCTGGTCAATGTCAACGCCTACCACCAACCGGGGGTGGAAGCGGGAAAAAAAGCGGCCGCCTCTATTTTGGAACTACAAAAGGCAATTCTCGCCACTGTGCAAACTGAATCCAGTCCCATTACTCTGGAAGCCCTAGCCGCTAAAGTGCAAGCCCCAGACAAGGTGGAAACGGTGTATAAAATCGTCCGCCATCTGGCCGCCAATGACCGGGGGGTATTACTCCAAGGCGATCGCCAATTCCCCCAACGTCTCCAAGTGCAGTGGCAGGGCTAG
- the accB gene encoding acetyl-CoA carboxylase biotin carboxyl carrier protein — MAINFTELRELLGVISQSNITEFSLKSGDFEVSVRKDGVASGVTVVPQAIASQPAPVVSTPAPASEVSAPSPADQKWTAIVSPMVGTFYRAPAPDEPPFVEVGDAVSKGQGVCIIEAMKLMNEIEAEVAGQVMEIVVENGEPVEYGQTLMWIKP; from the coding sequence GTGGCTATTAACTTTACGGAACTACGGGAATTGTTGGGGGTAATTTCCCAGAGCAACATCACTGAGTTCAGCCTGAAAAGTGGTGATTTTGAGGTTTCGGTCCGTAAGGATGGTGTGGCCAGCGGCGTTACCGTTGTGCCCCAGGCGATCGCCTCCCAGCCTGCCCCAGTTGTTTCCACCCCCGCCCCCGCCTCCGAAGTATCTGCCCCCTCCCCAGCGGATCAAAAATGGACGGCGATCGTGTCTCCCATGGTGGGCACTTTTTACCGGGCCCCAGCCCCCGATGAACCGCCCTTTGTGGAAGTGGGGGATGCGGTGAGCAAAGGTCAGGGAGTTTGCATTATCGAAGCGATGAAGTTAATGAACGAAATTGAAGCGGAGGTGGCGGGGCAAGTCATGGAAATTGTCGTGGAAAATGGGGAGCCGGTGGAATACGGCCAAACCCTAATGTGGATTAAGCCTTAG
- the efp gene encoding elongation factor P: protein MISSNDFRTGTSIVMDGAVWKVVEFLHVKPGKGSAFVRTKLKSVQTGNVVEKTFRAGETVPQANIEKSVMQHTYKDGDQYVFMDMETFEEVSIAPDVLGDKAKFIKEEMEVSVITWDGTILDVDLPTSVVLEIVETDPGVKGDTATGGTKPAILETGAQVMVPLFIAQGERIKVDTRDGSYLGRDNA, encoded by the coding sequence ATGATATCCAGTAATGATTTTCGCACAGGTACGAGTATTGTGATGGACGGCGCAGTCTGGAAGGTGGTGGAATTCCTCCACGTCAAGCCAGGCAAGGGTTCCGCCTTTGTTCGTACCAAGCTCAAAAGTGTTCAAACCGGTAACGTGGTGGAGAAAACTTTCCGGGCAGGGGAAACGGTGCCCCAGGCCAACATTGAAAAATCGGTGATGCAACACACCTATAAAGATGGTGATCAATACGTCTTTATGGATATGGAAACCTTTGAAGAGGTGAGCATTGCCCCAGATGTGTTGGGCGATAAGGCTAAATTCATCAAAGAAGAGATGGAAGTTAGTGTTATTACCTGGGATGGAACTATCCTAGATGTGGATTTACCCACCAGTGTTGTTTTGGAAATTGTGGAAACCGATCCTGGGGTTAAGGGCGATACGGCCACCGGTGGAACTAAGCCAGCTATTTTGGAAACCGGTGCCCAGGTGATGGTTCCCCTGTTTATTGCCCAAGGAGAAAGAATTAAGGTAGACACCAGGGATGGCTCCTATCTGGGGCGTGATAATGCCTAA
- a CDS encoding peptidylprolyl isomerase — protein MLSLTWDMPGWSLPLGKSMLLGALAQGNAITDPNAILRYALPINNPEVRQLQDSLEDISNHIRAKRWPAIKKDVRAANLTLTLKEEKILAGVPADRQPEAGTLLSTIKTDLTDLTEAVEAKDKEQVIALRQSALKAIGDLEALMVTDFPFAVPEEFASLPQLKGRAAVEMTTNKGPLTIVVDGYSAPINAGNFVDLVQRKFYDGLPFIRSEDFFVTQAGDPPGPEAGFIDPQTKEYRAIPLEILVKGEEGPIYGMTLEDAGMYLPELALPFNAYGAIALARPETEPNGGSSQFFFFKFDTELTPPGFNLMDGRYSVFGYVVDGKETLEQLSEGDKIVAAKVIDGAENLVNGNS, from the coding sequence ATGCTATCTCTAACATGGGATATGCCGGGGTGGAGCTTACCTTTGGGCAAATCGATGCTGTTGGGTGCCTTGGCCCAGGGCAATGCTATCACAGACCCCAACGCCATTTTGCGCTATGCCCTGCCCATTAATAATCCAGAAGTACGGCAGTTGCAGGACAGCTTGGAAGATATTTCCAACCATATCCGGGCCAAACGCTGGCCAGCGATTAAAAAGGATGTGCGGGCTGCTAACCTGACCCTAACCCTTAAGGAAGAGAAAATTCTCGCTGGGGTACCAGCCGATCGCCAACCGGAGGCGGGAACTTTATTAAGTACCATCAAAACAGATTTAACTGACCTAACCGAGGCCGTGGAAGCCAAGGACAAGGAACAAGTTATTGCCCTGCGCCAATCGGCCCTAAAGGCGATCGGAGATTTGGAAGCTTTGATGGTAACGGACTTTCCCTTTGCTGTTCCCGAAGAATTTGCCAGCTTGCCCCAATTGAAGGGCCGGGCCGCCGTGGAAATGACCACCAATAAGGGCCCCCTGACCATTGTGGTGGATGGTTACAGCGCCCCCATCAATGCCGGTAACTTTGTTGATTTGGTGCAACGCAAGTTTTATGACGGCTTGCCTTTCATTCGTTCGGAAGATTTCTTTGTTACCCAAGCAGGGGATCCCCCAGGGCCCGAAGCTGGTTTTATTGATCCGCAAACCAAAGAATACCGCGCCATCCCCCTGGAAATTTTGGTCAAGGGAGAAGAAGGGCCCATCTATGGTATGACCTTGGAAGATGCAGGCATGTATCTTCCAGAATTGGCTTTACCTTTCAATGCCTATGGGGCGATCGCCCTAGCTCGGCCGGAAACAGAACCAAACGGTGGTTCTTCCCAATTTTTCTTTTTCAAGTTCGATACAGAACTGACTCCCCCAGGTTTTAACTTAATGGATGGTCGTTATTCCGTCTTTGGTTACGTGGTGGACGGGAAAGAAACTCTTGAACAGTTGAGCGAAGGAGACAAAATTGTTGCTGCCAAAGTAATTGATGGTGCTGAAAATTTAGTCAACGGCAACAGTTAG
- a CDS encoding ABC transporter permease, translating to MIEFRESLKMATSMLLANKLRSSLTMLGIVIGNASVVAMLGIGQGAQRLATSQLEDLGPNVLFVLPGSQRNRRASFNLPKTLVLSDAEAIAAQVPSVAGVAPEINRRLLVSHRNVNTNATVVGTTPEYPAIRNFSVAQGRFLNILDLERHRRVAVIGSEIADRLYQTQTPLGQNIRISNITFEVIGVMETKGSSLGSNQDEFIFIPLDTMVAQLVGRTSPYGIELSWINVKAKDSNSVRAATFQMENLLRLRHNIQNGEDDFGVSSAKQMLDIVNTITGGLTILLAAIAGISLIVGGIGVMNIMLVSVTERTQEIGLRKALGAGEQDILSQFLIEAVIVSASGGVIGVVLGMAIVAIVGSLSPLITVISPTAVVVSLTISGSIGLFFGVVPARQAAKLDPIVALRNA from the coding sequence GTGATTGAATTTCGGGAAAGTCTGAAAATGGCCACCAGCATGTTGCTGGCTAATAAGCTCCGCAGTAGTTTGACCATGTTGGGGATTGTCATTGGCAATGCGTCTGTGGTGGCTATGTTGGGCATTGGCCAAGGGGCCCAGCGTTTAGCCACCTCCCAGTTAGAAGATTTGGGTCCCAATGTCCTATTCGTTCTGCCTGGTTCCCAACGCAACCGTCGGGCCAGTTTCAATTTGCCCAAAACTTTAGTCTTAAGTGATGCAGAGGCGATCGCGGCCCAGGTGCCCAGTGTGGCCGGAGTTGCTCCGGAGATCAACCGGAGGTTATTGGTATCCCATCGAAACGTAAACACCAATGCTACGGTGGTGGGTACTACCCCGGAATATCCTGCTATTCGTAATTTTTCCGTGGCCCAGGGGCGCTTTCTCAACATCTTAGATTTGGAGCGCCATCGCCGAGTAGCGGTGATTGGTAGTGAGATTGCCGATCGCCTTTATCAAACCCAAACTCCCCTAGGACAGAATATTCGTATTAGTAATATTACTTTTGAAGTTATTGGGGTAATGGAAACCAAGGGGTCTTCCCTAGGCAGTAACCAGGATGAATTTATTTTTATTCCCCTCGATACCATGGTGGCCCAACTGGTGGGTAGAACATCTCCCTACGGCATTGAATTGAGTTGGATTAACGTTAAAGCCAAGGACAGCAACTCCGTGCGGGCGGCCACGTTCCAAATGGAAAACCTACTACGTCTACGCCACAACATTCAGAATGGGGAAGATGATTTTGGCGTTAGTTCTGCTAAACAAATGCTAGATATTGTCAACACCATCACCGGCGGGTTAACTATTCTCCTGGCGGCGATCGCCGGTATTTCCCTCATCGTGGGGGGCATTGGCGTAATGAATATTATGTTGGTGTCCGTAACGGAGCGTACCCAGGAAATTGGCCTCCGCAAAGCCCTCGGAGCCGGGGAGCAGGATATTCTCAGTCAATTTCTCATTGAGGCCGTGATCGTTTCCGCCAGTGGAGGCGTAATTGGGGTGGTGTTGGGCATGGCCATTGTGGCGATCGTGGGCAGCCTTTCTCCCCTAATTACAGTCATCTCCCCCACCGCTGTGGTGGTTTCTCTAACTATTTCCGGCAGTATTGGCCTATTTTTTGGCGTTGTCCCCGCCCGTCAAGCCGCTAAATTAGATCCCATTGTGGCCCTGCGTAATGCCTAG
- a CDS encoding transcriptional repressor, translating into MSYTADSLKAELNARGWRLTPQREKILKIFQNLPEGEHLSAEELHHRLEEEKEKISLSTVYRSVKLMSRMGILRELELAEGHKHYELQQASPHHHHHVVCVQCNRTIEFKNDSILKQSLKQCEKEGFQLIDCQLTVTTICPEAIRMGWPSTLPTNWACTRSISLA; encoded by the coding sequence ATGTCCTACACTGCCGATTCCCTCAAAGCCGAACTCAATGCCCGTGGCTGGCGACTGACTCCCCAACGGGAAAAAATCCTCAAAATTTTTCAAAACCTGCCCGAGGGCGAGCACCTAAGCGCCGAGGAGTTGCACCATCGCCTGGAGGAAGAAAAGGAGAAAATCAGCCTTTCCACAGTCTATCGCAGTGTTAAGTTGATGTCCCGCATGGGCATTCTGCGGGAGTTGGAACTGGCGGAGGGGCACAAGCACTATGAATTGCAACAGGCGTCCCCCCATCACCATCACCATGTGGTCTGTGTACAGTGCAATCGCACCATTGAATTTAAAAATGATTCCATTTTGAAACAAAGCTTAAAGCAGTGTGAAAAAGAGGGTTTCCAATTAATCGATTGTCAGTTAACTGTTACTACCATTTGTCCTGAAGCCATTCGCATGGGCTGGCCTTCTACTTTGCCCACTAATTGGGCTTGCACCCGCAGTATTTCCTTGGCTTAG
- a CDS encoding DUF2839 domain-containing protein — MGESKRRKQSLGDRYGQDQRVVEWLPLTKKQAEDFYKWTTKGAWIGIGVMAGLWVTVRFIGPTFGWWTVQ; from the coding sequence ATGGGAGAATCAAAACGTCGTAAACAATCCCTTGGCGATCGTTATGGCCAGGATCAAAGGGTTGTGGAGTGGCTTCCTTTGACAAAAAAACAGGCCGAAGATTTCTACAAGTGGACTACTAAAGGAGCCTGGATTGGCATCGGTGTCATGGCGGGACTCTGGGTAACCGTAAGATTTATTGGTCCTACTTTTGGCTGGTGGACTGTGCAGTAA
- a CDS encoding N-acetyltransferase — protein MDAILCRSMVTLSETDLLVVRGVQFRDLEDLDKLANQQGATSSSPLGSKLPQSRFWYSVLRGLGCFPNPLQYLFHCFVAERRPQGTVGGFVRVAPFNTSRSTWKIEQLSVEPQAIQPELVTDPKGVGSQLLRHCFQNVWEARTWVLDVDVNDKNILALYRQNGFQPLAQITHWSLSAELLTSLAQNDPDLPNLLPVSNADAGLLCQLDCVSMPPLMRQVFDRHVADFKRRFLSSLFDRWQNWYTHREEVDGYVFEPQRKAAIAYFKLTLSTDGQKPHQAELTVHPAYTWLYPKLLVKMAQLVQGLPPQALMLESADYQHEREEYLEQLGAQRQQHRLLMSRSVWHKLKETKPERLQLSEVLQGLQPLPRTPIPSRISLLNLPLKSQKDQPDSKDKQTGLGHEDLPENGHHV, from the coding sequence ATGGACGCCATTCTTTGCCGCTCTATGGTTACCCTCAGTGAAACTGACTTGTTGGTGGTTCGGGGAGTTCAGTTCCGGGACCTAGAAGATTTGGATAAACTAGCCAACCAACAGGGGGCGACGTCCAGCTCTCCATTGGGGAGTAAGTTACCCCAAAGTCGTTTTTGGTACAGTGTGCTCAGGGGCCTAGGCTGTTTTCCCAATCCTTTGCAATATCTTTTCCATTGTTTTGTGGCCGAAAGGAGGCCCCAGGGTACCGTTGGGGGCTTTGTACGGGTGGCACCGTTTAATACCAGTCGCTCCACCTGGAAAATAGAGCAATTGTCCGTGGAACCACAAGCGATTCAGCCAGAATTAGTTACCGATCCCAAGGGGGTTGGTTCCCAGTTGTTGCGCCACTGTTTCCAGAATGTCTGGGAGGCCCGCACCTGGGTGCTAGATGTGGACGTGAACGATAAAAATATCCTCGCCCTCTACCGCCAAAACGGTTTTCAACCCCTAGCCCAAATTACCCATTGGTCTTTGTCGGCGGAGCTATTGACCAGTTTGGCCCAGAATGACCCCGATTTGCCTAATTTATTGCCCGTCAGTAACGCTGATGCGGGACTGCTCTGTCAGCTAGACTGTGTGTCTATGCCGCCCTTGATGCGCCAGGTGTTCGATCGCCATGTGGCGGATTTTAAGCGCCGCTTTTTGAGTTCTCTGTTTGACCGTTGGCAAAATTGGTACACCCACCGGGAAGAAGTGGATGGCTATGTGTTTGAGCCCCAACGCAAAGCGGCGATCGCCTATTTCAAGCTCACCCTTTCCACCGATGGCCAAAAGCCCCACCAAGCAGAGTTAACCGTACATCCTGCCTATACTTGGCTCTATCCTAAATTGCTAGTGAAAATGGCCCAGCTAGTCCAAGGACTCCCCCCCCAAGCCCTAATGTTGGAATCGGCAGATTATCAGCATGAACGGGAGGAATATTTAGAGCAATTGGGGGCCCAACGTCAGCAACACCGCCTGTTGATGTCCCGTTCCGTCTGGCATAAGCTTAAGGAAACGAAGCCAGAACGCCTGCAACTATCAGAAGTATTGCAAGGTTTACAACCATTGCCCCGTACCCCCATTCCCAGCCGTATTTCCCTGCTCAATTTGCCGTTAAAGTCCCAAAAAGACCAACCGGATAGCAAGGATAAGCAGACCGGCTTGGGCCATGAAGATTTACCGGAAAATGGCCATCATGTTTAA
- the yidD gene encoding membrane protein insertion efficiency factor YidD, protein MKKIILMLIKLYRALISPLFPPSCRFQPTCSQYALDAVEIHGPLRGSYLAVKRILRCHPLHPSGYDPVPPLEKDQNPL, encoded by the coding sequence ATGAAAAAAATTATTTTAATGTTGATCAAGCTTTATCGAGCTTTGATTTCGCCCCTGTTTCCCCCCAGTTGTCGTTTCCAGCCCACCTGCTCCCAGTACGCCCTGGATGCCGTAGAAATTCACGGACCTTTGCGGGGCAGTTACCTAGCTGTGAAAAGAATTTTGCGCTGTCATCCTCTCCACCCCAGCGGTTACGACCCGGTGCCTCCGCTAGAAAAGGACCAAAATCCCCTCTGA
- a CDS encoding DNA adenine methylase: protein METPLAKPFLKWAGGKGQLLSQLRSLYPKELQKQEINCYIEPFIGGGALFFDVIQNYSINSALIYDINPELIMAYQVVQRDVQSLIALLKDFAADYQGRDTEARKDYFYQRREEFNRQKQWIDFTIYNQGWIGRTALLIFLNRTCFNGLFRLNKNGDFNVPHGRYQNPKIVDPDNLVAVSRILQTTHIQLGDFEQCYGHITPETFIYFDPPYRPLSDTANFTAYSTFSFGDRQQIRLAKFFTRLDREKGAKLMLSNADPKNTNVEDDFFDDLYQDFTLHRILAPRMINSNAKKRGNVSEIVVTNY, encoded by the coding sequence GTGGAAACACCATTGGCAAAACCATTTTTAAAATGGGCTGGGGGGAAGGGACAACTATTGTCTCAACTACGTTCCCTTTATCCCAAGGAATTACAGAAACAGGAAATTAATTGTTACATAGAGCCCTTCATTGGTGGTGGGGCATTATTTTTTGATGTCATACAAAATTATTCCATAAATTCAGCTTTAATTTACGATATTAATCCTGAATTGATCATGGCTTATCAGGTTGTCCAGAGGGATGTTCAGTCTTTAATAGCCCTATTAAAAGACTTTGCCGCTGATTACCAAGGACGGGATACGGAAGCAAGAAAAGATTATTTTTACCAACGCAGAGAAGAATTTAATCGGCAAAAACAATGGATTGATTTTACTATTTATAATCAGGGTTGGATTGGTCGCACTGCCCTGCTAATTTTTTTAAATCGCACTTGTTTTAATGGTCTTTTTCGCCTAAATAAAAATGGAGATTTCAATGTGCCCCACGGCCGTTATCAAAATCCTAAAATAGTTGATCCGGATAATCTTGTCGCCGTTTCCAGAATTTTACAAACCACCCATATCCAATTGGGGGATTTTGAGCAGTGCTATGGCCACATTACCCCAGAAACTTTTATTTATTTTGATCCCCCCTATCGTCCCCTCAGTGACACCGCTAACTTCACCGCCTATTCCACTTTTTCCTTTGGCGATCGCCAGCAGATCCGACTAGCTAAGTTTTTTACTCGCCTTGACCGGGAAAAAGGAGCCAAATTAATGTTGAGCAACGCCGATCCAAAAAATACTAATGTTGAAGATGATTTTTTTGATGACCTCTACCAAGACTTTACTCTACACCGAATTCTTGCCCCCAGGATGATTAATAGTAATGCTAAAAAAAGAGGAAATGTTAGTGAAATTGTTGTGACTAATTACTGA